A window from Gopherus flavomarginatus isolate rGopFla2 chromosome 4, rGopFla2.mat.asm, whole genome shotgun sequence encodes these proteins:
- the VEGFA gene encoding vascular endothelial growth factor A isoform X2 translates to MNFLFTWIHWGLAALLYLHNAKLSQAAPTLGDGERKPNEVIKFLEVYERSVCRTIETLVDIFQEYPDEVEYIFKPSCVPLLRCAGCCGDEGLECVPMEVHNVTMEIMRIKPHQSQHIVHMSFLQHSRCDCRPKKDVKAKQEKKSKRGKGKGQKRKRKKSRHCEPCSERRKHLFVQDPQTCKCSCKFTDSRCKSRQLELNERTCRCEKPRR, encoded by the exons TTGTCGCAGGCCGCTCCGaccctgggggatggggagaggaaacCCAATGAAG TTATCAAGTTCCTGGAGGTCTACGAGCGCAGCGTCTGCAGGACGATTGAGACCCTGGTGGACATTTTCCAGGAGTACCCCGATGAGGTGGAGTATATCTTCAAGCCGTCCTGCGTACCCCTGCTGAGGTGTGCAGGCTGCTGCGGTGACGAGGGCCTAGAATGCGTCCCCATGGAGGTGCACAATGTCACCATGGAG ATAATGAGAATTAAACCCCATCAAAGTCAGCACATAGTGCACATGAGCTTCTTACAGCACAGTAGATGTGATTGCAG ACCAAAGAAAGACGTCAAAGCTAAACAAGAAAA AAAATCAAAGCGAGGAAAGGGGAAGGGGCAAAAGAGAAAGCGCAAGAAAAGCCG TCACTGTGAGCCTTGCTCAGAGAGGAGAAAGCACTTGTTTGTACAAGATCCCCAGACCTGTAAATGTTCCTGCAAATTCACAGACTCACGTTGCAAGTCGAGGCAGCTTGAGTTAAACGAGCGCACTTGCAG ATGTGAAAAGCCGAGACGGTGA
- the VEGFA gene encoding vascular endothelial growth factor A isoform X1 — protein sequence MNFLFTWIHWGLAALLYLHNAKLSQAAPTLGDGERKPNEVIKFLEVYERSVCRTIETLVDIFQEYPDEVEYIFKPSCVPLLRCAGCCGDEGLECVPMEVHNVTMEIMRIKPHQSQHIVHMSFLQHSRCDCRPKKDVKAKQEKKSKRGKGKGQKRKRKKSRYKLLSFHCEPCSERRKHLFVQDPQTCKCSCKFTDSRCKSRQLELNERTCRCEKPRR from the exons TTGTCGCAGGCCGCTCCGaccctgggggatggggagaggaaacCCAATGAAG TTATCAAGTTCCTGGAGGTCTACGAGCGCAGCGTCTGCAGGACGATTGAGACCCTGGTGGACATTTTCCAGGAGTACCCCGATGAGGTGGAGTATATCTTCAAGCCGTCCTGCGTACCCCTGCTGAGGTGTGCAGGCTGCTGCGGTGACGAGGGCCTAGAATGCGTCCCCATGGAGGTGCACAATGTCACCATGGAG ATAATGAGAATTAAACCCCATCAAAGTCAGCACATAGTGCACATGAGCTTCTTACAGCACAGTAGATGTGATTGCAG ACCAAAGAAAGACGTCAAAGCTAAACAAGAAAA AAAATCAAAGCGAGGAAAGGGGAAGGGGCAAAAGAGAAAGCGCAAGAAAAGCCGGTACAAACTGCTCAGCTT TCACTGTGAGCCTTGCTCAGAGAGGAGAAAGCACTTGTTTGTACAAGATCCCCAGACCTGTAAATGTTCCTGCAAATTCACAGACTCACGTTGCAAGTCGAGGCAGCTTGAGTTAAACGAGCGCACTTGCAG ATGTGAAAAGCCGAGACGGTGA